A single genomic interval of Gavia stellata isolate bGavSte3 chromosome 19, bGavSte3.hap2, whole genome shotgun sequence harbors:
- the PGRMC2 gene encoding membrane-associated progesterone receptor component 2: AGAAAAVGGEMLLNVGLLALALLAAYRLYLRWGTRSGPGGAARQSQAAALPRMKRRDFSLEQLREFDGARNPRILLAVNGKVFDVTKGSKFYGPEGPYGIFAGRDASRGLATFCLDKDALRDEYDDLSDLNAVQMESVREWEMQFKEKYDYVGRLLKPGEEPSEYTDEEDTKDHTKQE; this comes from the exons gccggcgcggcggcggcggtgggcgGTGAGATGCTGCTGAACGTGGGGCTGCTGGCGCTGGCGCTGCTGGCGGCCTACCGGCTGTACCTGCGCTGGGGGACGCGGAGCGGGCCGGGGGGCGCGGCCCGGCAGAGCCAGGCCGCCGCTCTGCCGCGGATGAAGCGGCGGGATTTCTCCCTGGAGCAGCTGCGCGAGTTCGACGGGGCCCGCAACCCCCGCATCCTCCTGGCTGTCAACGGCAAAGTCTTCGACGTGACCAAAGGCAGCAAGTTCTACGGGCCCG agggTCCGTATGGAATATTTGCTGGCAGAGATGCCTCCAGGGGACTAGCAACTTTCTGTCTAGATAAAGATGCACTCAGAGATGAATATGATGACCTATCGGACTTAAATGCTGTACAGATGGAAAGTGTAAGAGAGTGGGAAATGCAATTTAAAG aaaaatacgACTACGTAGGTAGACTCCTAAAACCAGGGGAAGAACCATCAGAATACACAGATGAGGAAGATACCAAGGATCACACTAAACAGGAATGA